GGGCTGAAGGCTCCGGCGAGCCAGAGCCAGATTCCTCCGGCGAACCGTTCGACAACGGTGGTGGTCGATGAACCGGCCGCGCCCGCAAAGGCTCCGGCGATTCCGGCCGACCCGACCAAGGCGCCGGAAAAGTAAGGAACCTGCCGGACCGCTTTCTGACCGTCGGAGTACTCCGACGGTTTTTGCGTCTCTTGGCGCGAAAGGGAAAGCAGAAGCTTGTTTTAGTGGTAACATATTGAAATACAGGAGAAAAGATGCTGTTCAGAAATAAGAAGCGGTATGTGGTTCACACACTCGGCGACCCGGTCCTGCGGGAAGTCGCCCGGCCGGTCGGCGTGATTACGCCCGAGCTGCGGCTGCTGGCCGAAAAGATGATCGAGGTTGTGAAGGCGTTCGAAGGAGTCGGCCTTGCCGCGCCGCAGGTCGGCGAATCGGTCCGCATGGTCGTGCTGAATCTGCCGATGGAGTCGATGAGCGATATTCCGAGCGCGGGTGAGAAGCTGCTGCTGCCGGAGATGCCGCTGGTGGTGGTGAATCCGGAGATCATTTCGA
This portion of the Victivallis lenta genome encodes:
- the def gene encoding peptide deformylase, with the translated sequence MLFRNKKRYVVHTLGDPVLREVARPVGVITPELRLLAEKMIEVVKAFEGVGLAAPQVGESVRMVVLNLPMESMSDIPSAGEKLLLPEMPLVVVNPEIISSSPETECRDEGCLSLPDVWAPVERPSRVFFRAMTLDGKPVECECGGLLGRCIQHELDHLDGKLFVDRVEPVELGKVERELRQLQRYGEKHHFHRIKVK